The following are from one region of the Girardinichthys multiradiatus isolate DD_20200921_A chromosome 9, DD_fGirMul_XY1, whole genome shotgun sequence genome:
- the scly gene encoding selenocysteine lyase isoform X2, whose protein sequence is MAEKSADLTLIVGHTHTDHNLHHFADMNVERIYMDYNATTPMEPEVIQVVSDALHEAWGNPSSNYIAGAMAKAIINQSRQNVARMVGGKAEDIIFTSGGTEANNLVLHTAVEHFKENCSTAEHSEGHKNGCAGLPHIITSNVEHDSITLAAKHLQTVGKADVTCVPVSKVTGRVDVEDVIAAVRPNTCLISVMLANNETGVIMPIQEICQRIKSLNKQQEQLRILLHTDAAQALGKIPVDVQELGVDYLTIVGHKFYAPRVGALYVNGPGTKTPLYPMLFGGGQERNFRPGTENTPMIAGLGKAAELVTANLSHYQSHMLNIQMYLEERLQDVFRDKIRFNSRYPGSDILPNTCNVSILGPVLQGWRVLSNCRRLLASVGAACHSASGNRPSHILLSSGVPTEVAANALRLSVGRETTKEDVDAVVEDLRETVQLLENMN, encoded by the exons ATGGCCGAGAAATCAGCTGACCTAACTCTGATAGTGGGTCACACCCACACCGATCACAACCTTCATCACTTTGCAGACATGAATGTAGAAAG GATCTACATGGATTATAATGCGACTACCCCCATGGAGCCAGAGGTGATTCAGGTTGTTTCTGATGCTCTCCATGAAGCTTGGGGAAACCCTAGTAGTAACTATATAGCAG GTGCCATGGCCAAAGCTATCATCAATCAGTCTAGGCAGAACGTGGCTAGAATGGTTGGAGGTAAAGCTGAGGACATTATTTTCACTTCAGGTGGAACAGAG GCCAACAACCTGGTGCTGCACACTGCCGTGGAGCACTTCAAGGAAAACTGCAGCACTGCAGAGCACAGTGAAGGACACAAAAATGGCTGCGCTGGCCTGCCGCACATCATCACCTCCAACGTGGAGCATGACTCGATCACACTCGCAGCCAAGCACCTGCAGACGGTTGGAAAGGCAG ATGTAACATGTGTGCCCGTTTCTAAGGTGACTGGTCGTGTAGATGTGGAGGATGTTATTGCTGCAGTGCGTCCCAACACTTGTCTCATCTCTGTCATGCTGGCCAACAATGAGACAGGAGTCATTATG CCAATCCAAGAGATTTGCCAAAGAATAAAATCACTTAACAAGCAGCAGGAGCAACTTAGGATCCTGCTTCACACTGATGCTGCCCAGGCGCTGGGCAAAATCCCAGTGGATGTCCAGGAACTGGGAGTAGATTACCTTACCATAGTTGGACACAAG tTCTATGCCCCTCGGGTCGGTGCTTTGTATGTGAATGGGCCTGGAACAAAGACACCTCTGTATCCGATGCTGTTTGGAGGAGGACAGGAGAGGAATTTCAGACCAGG CACGGAGAACACACCGATGATCGCTGGTCTGGGAAAG GCTGCTGAACTGGTGACCGCTAATCTCTCACATTATCAGAGTCATATGCTAAATATTCAAATGTATCTGGAAGAACGACTTCAA GATGTCTTCAGAGACAAGATCCGCTTCAACAGTCGTTATCCCGGCTCTGATATCCTCCCTAACACATGTAATGTGTCCATCCTGGGTCCAGTGTTACAAG GCTGGAGGGTATTGTCAAACTGCAGGAGGCTGCTGGCAAGCGTCGGAGCCGCCTGCCACTCTGCCAGTGGAAACAG GCCTTCCCACATCCTCCTGAGCTCTGGTGTCCCCACTGAGGTGGCGGCTAATGCTTTGAGGCTGAGCGTCGGCAGAGAGACGACCAAAGAAGACGTGGACGCAGTTGTGGAGGATCTCAGGGAAACGGTGCAGCTCCTGGAAAATATGAACTGA
- the scly gene encoding selenocysteine lyase isoform X3, with the protein MFATFPAVKLKIYMDYNATTPMEPEVIQVVSDALHEAWGNPSSNYIAGAMAKAIINQSRQNVARMVGGKAEDIIFTSGGTEANNLVLHTAVEHFKENCSTAEHSEGHKNGCAGLPHIITSNVEHDSITLAAKHLQTVGKADVTCVPVSKVTGRVDVEDVIAAVRPNTCLISVMLANNETGVIMPIQEICQRIKSLNKQQEQLRILLHTDAAQALGKIPVDVQELGVDYLTIVGHKFYAPRVGALYVNGPGTKTPLYPMLFGGGQERNFRPGTENTPMIAGLGKAAELVTANLSHYQSHMLNIQMYLEERLQDVFRDKIRFNSRYPGSDILPNTCNVSILGPVLQGWRVLSNCRRLLASVGAACHSASGNRPSHILLSSGVPTEVAANALRLSVGRETTKEDVDAVVEDLRETVQLLENMN; encoded by the exons ATGTTTGCTACATTTCCTGCAGTAAAACTCAA GATCTACATGGATTATAATGCGACTACCCCCATGGAGCCAGAGGTGATTCAGGTTGTTTCTGATGCTCTCCATGAAGCTTGGGGAAACCCTAGTAGTAACTATATAGCAG GTGCCATGGCCAAAGCTATCATCAATCAGTCTAGGCAGAACGTGGCTAGAATGGTTGGAGGTAAAGCTGAGGACATTATTTTCACTTCAGGTGGAACAGAG GCCAACAACCTGGTGCTGCACACTGCCGTGGAGCACTTCAAGGAAAACTGCAGCACTGCAGAGCACAGTGAAGGACACAAAAATGGCTGCGCTGGCCTGCCGCACATCATCACCTCCAACGTGGAGCATGACTCGATCACACTCGCAGCCAAGCACCTGCAGACGGTTGGAAAGGCAG ATGTAACATGTGTGCCCGTTTCTAAGGTGACTGGTCGTGTAGATGTGGAGGATGTTATTGCTGCAGTGCGTCCCAACACTTGTCTCATCTCTGTCATGCTGGCCAACAATGAGACAGGAGTCATTATG CCAATCCAAGAGATTTGCCAAAGAATAAAATCACTTAACAAGCAGCAGGAGCAACTTAGGATCCTGCTTCACACTGATGCTGCCCAGGCGCTGGGCAAAATCCCAGTGGATGTCCAGGAACTGGGAGTAGATTACCTTACCATAGTTGGACACAAG tTCTATGCCCCTCGGGTCGGTGCTTTGTATGTGAATGGGCCTGGAACAAAGACACCTCTGTATCCGATGCTGTTTGGAGGAGGACAGGAGAGGAATTTCAGACCAGG CACGGAGAACACACCGATGATCGCTGGTCTGGGAAAG GCTGCTGAACTGGTGACCGCTAATCTCTCACATTATCAGAGTCATATGCTAAATATTCAAATGTATCTGGAAGAACGACTTCAA GATGTCTTCAGAGACAAGATCCGCTTCAACAGTCGTTATCCCGGCTCTGATATCCTCCCTAACACATGTAATGTGTCCATCCTGGGTCCAGTGTTACAAG GCTGGAGGGTATTGTCAAACTGCAGGAGGCTGCTGGCAAGCGTCGGAGCCGCCTGCCACTCTGCCAGTGGAAACAG GCCTTCCCACATCCTCCTGAGCTCTGGTGTCCCCACTGAGGTGGCGGCTAATGCTTTGAGGCTGAGCGTCGGCAGAGAGACGACCAAAGAAGACGTGGACGCAGTTGTGGAGGATCTCAGGGAAACGGTGCAGCTCCTGGAAAATATGAACTGA
- the scly gene encoding selenocysteine lyase isoform X1, with product MTWPVIFQSNFSRPSNQPAHSMAEKSADLTLIVGHTHTDHNLHHFADMNVERIYMDYNATTPMEPEVIQVVSDALHEAWGNPSSNYIAGAMAKAIINQSRQNVARMVGGKAEDIIFTSGGTEANNLVLHTAVEHFKENCSTAEHSEGHKNGCAGLPHIITSNVEHDSITLAAKHLQTVGKADVTCVPVSKVTGRVDVEDVIAAVRPNTCLISVMLANNETGVIMPIQEICQRIKSLNKQQEQLRILLHTDAAQALGKIPVDVQELGVDYLTIVGHKFYAPRVGALYVNGPGTKTPLYPMLFGGGQERNFRPGTENTPMIAGLGKAAELVTANLSHYQSHMLNIQMYLEERLQDVFRDKIRFNSRYPGSDILPNTCNVSILGPVLQGWRVLSNCRRLLASVGAACHSASGNRPSHILLSSGVPTEVAANALRLSVGRETTKEDVDAVVEDLRETVQLLENMN from the exons ATGACGTGGCCTGTTATCTTCCAGTCTAATTTCTCCAGACCTTCAAATCAGCCCGCACACAG TATGGCCGAGAAATCAGCTGACCTAACTCTGATAGTGGGTCACACCCACACCGATCACAACCTTCATCACTTTGCAGACATGAATGTAGAAAG GATCTACATGGATTATAATGCGACTACCCCCATGGAGCCAGAGGTGATTCAGGTTGTTTCTGATGCTCTCCATGAAGCTTGGGGAAACCCTAGTAGTAACTATATAGCAG GTGCCATGGCCAAAGCTATCATCAATCAGTCTAGGCAGAACGTGGCTAGAATGGTTGGAGGTAAAGCTGAGGACATTATTTTCACTTCAGGTGGAACAGAG GCCAACAACCTGGTGCTGCACACTGCCGTGGAGCACTTCAAGGAAAACTGCAGCACTGCAGAGCACAGTGAAGGACACAAAAATGGCTGCGCTGGCCTGCCGCACATCATCACCTCCAACGTGGAGCATGACTCGATCACACTCGCAGCCAAGCACCTGCAGACGGTTGGAAAGGCAG ATGTAACATGTGTGCCCGTTTCTAAGGTGACTGGTCGTGTAGATGTGGAGGATGTTATTGCTGCAGTGCGTCCCAACACTTGTCTCATCTCTGTCATGCTGGCCAACAATGAGACAGGAGTCATTATG CCAATCCAAGAGATTTGCCAAAGAATAAAATCACTTAACAAGCAGCAGGAGCAACTTAGGATCCTGCTTCACACTGATGCTGCCCAGGCGCTGGGCAAAATCCCAGTGGATGTCCAGGAACTGGGAGTAGATTACCTTACCATAGTTGGACACAAG tTCTATGCCCCTCGGGTCGGTGCTTTGTATGTGAATGGGCCTGGAACAAAGACACCTCTGTATCCGATGCTGTTTGGAGGAGGACAGGAGAGGAATTTCAGACCAGG CACGGAGAACACACCGATGATCGCTGGTCTGGGAAAG GCTGCTGAACTGGTGACCGCTAATCTCTCACATTATCAGAGTCATATGCTAAATATTCAAATGTATCTGGAAGAACGACTTCAA GATGTCTTCAGAGACAAGATCCGCTTCAACAGTCGTTATCCCGGCTCTGATATCCTCCCTAACACATGTAATGTGTCCATCCTGGGTCCAGTGTTACAAG GCTGGAGGGTATTGTCAAACTGCAGGAGGCTGCTGGCAAGCGTCGGAGCCGCCTGCCACTCTGCCAGTGGAAACAG GCCTTCCCACATCCTCCTGAGCTCTGGTGTCCCCACTGAGGTGGCGGCTAATGCTTTGAGGCTGAGCGTCGGCAGAGAGACGACCAAAGAAGACGTGGACGCAGTTGTGGAGGATCTCAGGGAAACGGTGCAGCTCCTGGAAAATATGAACTGA